The Thomasclavelia ramosa DSM 1402 genome includes a region encoding these proteins:
- a CDS encoding branched-chain amino acid transporter permease has translation MNNDVLIIIAVALGTILTRVLPFLIFNDAENLPPAISYLSKVLPYSIMAMLVVYCLRDTTFISGNHGFPEIIAVSITIIIHLLKENTLLSILVGTITYMICIQVIFA, from the coding sequence ATGAATAATGATGTCTTGATAATAATAGCAGTAGCTTTAGGAACAATCTTAACAAGGGTCTTACCATTTCTGATATTTAATGATGCTGAAAATTTACCACCGGCAATTAGTTATTTATCTAAAGTGTTGCCATATTCAATTATGGCAATGTTAGTTGTATATTGTTTAAGGGATACAACTTTTATTTCCGGAAATCATGGTTTTCCAGAAATAATTGCCGTTTCAATTACCATTATAATTCATTTATTAAAGGAAAATACTTTATTATCGATTTTAGTAGGCACAATTACATATATGATTTGCATTCAAGTGATTTTTGCATAA
- the xerD gene encoding site-specific tyrosine recombinase XerD — MKVSVVLAKFMLIKDALSEYKQYLIVEKGLSKNTIYSYLRDLIAFSNFIGEEYEINQIENINKEHIHLYLKELSKTNCTNSISRKLVSLRMLYIFLVKENIVKENLMSSFTLPKRDKKLPIVLSQEEMIEILDGIIVCDAISSRNRCMVELLYATGMRISELLNLTLKDLNIKMGFIKVIGKGNKERMIPIGSYVGEILEQYINDYRAEFNIKNDSLLFFNKHGQRLSREEFYSILQTIVNSTSITKKVSPHTFRHTFATHLLENGADLRSIQELLGHSDISTTTIYTHISNQKIRSEYQQFHPRIKKHNDG, encoded by the coding sequence GTGAAAGTAAGTGTAGTACTTGCTAAATTTATGTTAATTAAAGATGCCTTAAGTGAATATAAGCAATATTTGATTGTTGAAAAAGGTTTGAGTAAGAATACTATTTATTCTTATCTACGAGATTTGATTGCTTTTTCTAATTTTATCGGTGAGGAATATGAAATTAATCAAATTGAAAATATTAATAAAGAACATATTCATCTTTATTTAAAGGAGTTATCGAAAACAAACTGTACTAATTCAATTTCTCGTAAACTTGTTTCTTTACGAATGTTATATATTTTTTTAGTGAAAGAAAATATTGTGAAAGAAAATCTCATGAGTAGTTTTACCTTACCGAAAAGAGATAAAAAATTACCTATTGTTTTGTCTCAAGAAGAAATGATAGAGATACTTGATGGGATCATTGTTTGTGATGCAATTAGTTCGAGAAATAGATGTATGGTTGAATTGCTATATGCAACGGGTATGCGTATTTCAGAATTGTTGAATCTTACTTTGAAAGATTTAAATATTAAAATGGGATTTATCAAAGTTATTGGAAAAGGAAACAAAGAGAGAATGATTCCAATCGGTTCATATGTTGGAGAGATATTGGAACAATACATAAATGATTATCGAGCTGAATTTAATATAAAAAATGATAGTTTATTATTTTTTAATAAGCATGGTCAAAGATTAAGTAGAGAAGAATTTTATTCTATATTACAAACAATTGTAAATTCAACTTCTATAACTAAAAAAGTCTCGCCTCATACTTTTCGGCATACGTTTGCAACTCATCTTTTAGAAAATGGTGCTGATTTGCGTTCTATTCAAGAATTGCTTGGCCACAGTGATATTAGTACAACAACTATTTATACACATATTTCGAATCAAAAGATTAGAAGTGAGTATCAGCAATTCCACCCACGCATAAAAAAGCATAATGATGGGTAA
- a CDS encoding AzlC family ABC transporter permease: MNLLTIKSAFKESIPVMMGYLVLGFAFGMLLVSKGFPIYYAFIMSCFIYAGSMQFVTISLLAGQASFISSFIMTLMVNARHLVYGLSMLKKFNFLGKLKPYMIFSLTDETFSLLVKNDFKSKNEVFLISFLDQCYWIIGSLVGATIGNNVSFNTQGLEFSMTALFIVIVINQIKNNSNHLATLIGFFVSIICLIIFGSDNFVIFSMILIMIILILVKPRLKNE; encoded by the coding sequence ATGAATTTATTAACGATAAAAAGTGCATTTAAAGAAAGTATCCCCGTTATGATGGGATATTTAGTCTTAGGATTTGCTTTTGGAATGTTGCTTGTTTCTAAAGGATTTCCAATTTATTATGCATTTATTATGAGCTGTTTTATATATGCGGGAAGTATGCAGTTTGTAACAATTTCTTTATTAGCTGGTCAAGCTTCTTTTATTAGTTCATTTATTATGACACTGATGGTTAATGCAAGGCATTTAGTTTATGGATTATCAATGTTAAAAAAATTTAATTTTTTAGGGAAATTAAAACCTTATATGATTTTTTCATTAACGGATGAAACATTTTCTTTACTTGTGAAAAATGATTTTAAAAGTAAGAATGAGGTTTTTTTAATAAGTTTTTTAGATCAATGCTATTGGATCATTGGTTCTTTGGTGGGGGCAACAATTGGAAATAATGTATCTTTTAATACTCAAGGTTTAGAATTTTCAATGACAGCATTGTTTATAGTTATTGTAATTAATCAAATTAAAAATAATTCTAATCATTTAGCGACATTGATTGGTTTTTTTGTCAGCATAATTTGTTTGATTATTTTTGGTAGTGATAACTTTGTTATTTTTTCTATGATTTTAATCATGATAATATTAATTTTAGTTAAACCGAGGTTAAAAAATGAATAA
- a CDS encoding DNA polymerase IV — MQVVFHIDLNAFYASAEISRNPDLKGKPIVISGKSRRSIITTASYEAREFGIHSAMPLFQALELCKDLIVLPADFELYHRLSNDFFSIVASYSEILEVASIDECYVDVTKIIIDKQIHPILLAKEIQKNIYEHLSLRCSIGIAPNKFLAKMASDMKKPMGITILTRSNLKEIMWPLDIKDMFGIGKKTQPKLKAVGINTIGDIANYDNYNKLRQIIGKNALLLYRKANGIDNSAVDAKQNELKSVGNSTTLPYDTNDEEILRDTLKSLARQVSARANKRNLISNSISITIKYTRFESVTRQTTVNSFINDYETILSTAKMLFDANYSGRPVRLLGISLNNTINKKNYKEQLNIFEMAQEDETNDDSLEQLLNAINNKFDKKLVTKASSFAKKTPQKKYLK; from the coding sequence ATGCAAGTTGTTTTCCACATTGATCTTAATGCATTTTACGCAAGTGCAGAAATATCACGTAATCCTGACTTAAAAGGAAAACCAATAGTTATATCTGGTAAATCACGACGAAGTATTATTACCACAGCTTCTTATGAAGCCCGTGAATTTGGCATTCACTCTGCAATGCCACTATTTCAAGCATTAGAATTGTGCAAAGATTTAATTGTTTTACCTGCCGATTTTGAATTATATCATCGTTTATCTAATGATTTTTTTTCAATAGTAGCTTCTTATAGCGAAATTTTAGAGGTTGCTAGTATTGATGAATGCTATGTAGATGTAACTAAAATAATTATAGATAAACAGATTCATCCAATATTACTTGCTAAAGAAATTCAAAAAAATATATATGAACATTTAAGTTTACGCTGTTCTATTGGAATCGCACCGAATAAATTTTTAGCAAAAATGGCAAGCGATATGAAAAAACCAATGGGAATTACTATACTTACAAGGTCTAATTTAAAAGAAATAATGTGGCCATTAGATATTAAGGATATGTTTGGAATTGGTAAAAAAACTCAGCCAAAGCTTAAAGCAGTAGGAATTAATACAATTGGTGATATTGCAAATTATGATAACTATAATAAACTAAGACAAATTATTGGCAAAAATGCGCTACTATTGTATCGTAAAGCCAATGGAATTGATAATAGCGCTGTTGATGCTAAACAAAATGAATTAAAGTCTGTAGGAAACTCAACTACTTTACCATATGATACAAATGATGAGGAAATACTAAGGGATACATTAAAGAGTTTAGCTCGCCAAGTTTCAGCGCGAGCTAATAAGCGCAACTTAATTTCAAATTCAATCTCGATTACTATAAAATATACTCGCTTTGAAAGTGTTACTAGACAAACTACTGTCAATTCATTTATTAATGATTATGAAACCATATTATCTACTGCAAAAATGTTATTTGATGCTAATTATAGCGGTCGACCTGTGCGTCTTTTAGGCATCAGTTTAAATAATACAATCAATAAGAAGAACTACAAAGAACAACTTAATATTTTTGAAATGGCGCAAGAGGATGAAACCAATGATGATTCTCTTGAACAGTTACTAAATGCTATCAATAATAAATTTGATAAGAAGCTGGTGACTAAAGCTTCATCATTTGCAAAAAAGACTCCCCAAAAGAAATATTTAAAATAA
- a CDS encoding phosphopentomutase, translated as MKYNRVFLIVCDSLGIGNAKDANLYNDEGSNTLKHICNACNGLDLPNLEGLGLGSLGNFSGIHQLTSQLGYTLALNEISNGKDTMTGHWEMMGLKTEKPFITFTETGFPQEFIELFEEKTGRKCVGNKAASGTAILDEYGEHQIKTGDWIVYTSADSVFQIAANEEIIPLEELYKACEIAREIAMDERWKVGRVIARPYVGKRVGKFKRTANRHDLALAPFGRTVLDNLKDKQFDVIGVGKIPDIFVDQGITKAVKTVSNQDGMEKTVELAKSEFKGLCFVNLVDFDAVYGHRRNPEGYGQAIVDFDKQLEELMKYLNHDDLLMITADHGNDPTYSGTDHTREQVPLIIYSKELLKPRHLHDMESFAVIGATIADNFGIELPTIGQSILELIK; from the coding sequence ATGAAATACAACAGAGTTTTTTTAATTGTGTGTGATTCCTTAGGAATTGGTAATGCAAAAGATGCTAATTTATATAACGATGAAGGATCAAATACTTTAAAACATATATGTAATGCCTGCAATGGCCTTGATTTACCAAATTTGGAAGGATTAGGATTAGGAAGTTTGGGTAATTTTTCTGGAATACATCAATTAACTTCACAATTAGGATATACTTTAGCTTTAAACGAGATTTCTAATGGTAAAGATACTATGACCGGTCATTGGGAAATGATGGGGCTTAAAACTGAAAAACCATTTATTACATTTACCGAAACCGGCTTTCCTCAAGAATTTATTGAACTTTTTGAAGAAAAAACTGGACGTAAATGTGTTGGCAATAAGGCTGCAAGTGGTACAGCAATTCTTGATGAGTATGGTGAACATCAGATAAAAACAGGTGATTGGATCGTATATACTTCAGCTGATTCAGTTTTTCAAATAGCTGCAAATGAAGAGATTATCCCGTTAGAAGAATTGTATAAAGCATGCGAAATTGCTCGTGAAATAGCCATGGATGAGCGTTGGAAAGTTGGTAGAGTTATTGCTCGACCATATGTAGGAAAAAGGGTAGGGAAATTCAAACGTACTGCCAATCGTCATGATTTGGCCTTAGCACCATTTGGACGGACTGTTCTTGATAATTTGAAAGATAAACAGTTTGATGTTATTGGAGTTGGGAAAATTCCGGATATTTTTGTTGATCAAGGAATTACTAAAGCAGTTAAGACGGTAAGTAATCAGGATGGAATGGAAAAAACTGTTGAACTTGCAAAATCAGAATTTAAAGGATTGTGTTTTGTTAATCTTGTAGATTTTGATGCAGTATACGGTCATCGGCGTAATCCTGAGGGCTATGGGCAAGCAATTGTAGATTTTGATAAGCAATTGGAGGAATTAATGAAATATTTAAATCATGATGATTTATTAATGATCACTGCTGATCATGGTAATGATCCAACTTATAGTGGTACTGATCATACTCGTGAACAAGTTCCATTAATTATTTATTCAAAGGAATTATTGAAGCCACGTCATTTACATGATATGGAATCTTTTGCTGTAATTGGTGCTACAATTGCAGATAATTTTGGTATCGAATTACCAACTATTGGCCAATCAATTTTAGAATTAATTAAATAG
- a CDS encoding SpoIVB peptidase S55 domain-containing protein: MLFKKLILSFILALAIINPIAIYAISLVPGGDSIGIELDYQGVVITGGYKIKVGNESYDPLAKDFKVGDIIVAINNQKVTSIEELSNVIKEGDIANPRYDLTIKRGKETLHHDLQVVYENQQFSTGLYVKDAISGVGTLTFYNPATSTFGALGHAMSDSKLDSEELIQNGNIFESTVTSIKKATTQSSGNKIADISNIEIGSINSHSQFGIYGTYNYDISKREMMETASIEETKLGKAYFLTVLDGDKIQKCEIEITKLNDQDSIKEKGIEFTVTDQEVINKANGIVQGMSGSPIIQNNKIVGCVTHVSGNNPIIGYGLYIDWMLEMDK; encoded by the coding sequence ATGCTTTTTAAAAAGCTAATCCTTTCCTTTATCTTAGCTTTAGCCATTATTAATCCAATTGCAATATATGCTATTTCTCTAGTACCTGGTGGAGATTCCATTGGAATCGAGCTAGATTATCAAGGTGTGGTTATTACAGGAGGATATAAGATCAAAGTCGGTAATGAAAGCTACGATCCACTAGCAAAAGATTTTAAAGTTGGAGATATTATTGTCGCAATTAACAATCAAAAGGTAACAAGTATTGAAGAATTAAGCAATGTTATTAAAGAAGGCGATATAGCTAATCCCAGATATGATTTAACCATTAAAAGAGGTAAAGAAACCCTCCACCACGACCTCCAGGTCGTTTATGAAAATCAGCAATTTTCTACGGGATTATATGTCAAAGATGCAATTAGCGGGGTTGGAACACTTACATTTTATAACCCGGCAACTAGTACTTTTGGAGCTTTAGGACATGCAATGAGTGACTCTAAACTTGACAGCGAAGAGCTTATTCAAAATGGTAATATTTTTGAAAGTACAGTAACTAGTATTAAAAAAGCAACAACGCAATCTTCAGGAAATAAAATTGCAGACATTTCCAATATTGAAATAGGTAGTATAAACAGCCATAGTCAATTTGGTATTTATGGAACTTATAATTATGATATTTCAAAACGAGAAATGATGGAAACTGCATCTATTGAAGAAACTAAATTAGGAAAAGCCTACTTTTTAACTGTTTTAGATGGTGATAAAATCCAGAAGTGTGAAATTGAAATCACTAAATTGAATGACCAGGATTCTATAAAAGAAAAGGGAATTGAATTTACTGTGACAGATCAAGAAGTAATTAATAAAGCTAATGGAATTGTACAAGGAATGAGTGGATCACCGATTATTCAAAATAACAAAATAGTTGGGTGTGTGACTCATGTATCAGGTAATAATCCAATTATTGGCTATGGTCTATATATAGATTGGATGCTTGAGATGGATAAATAA